In Dermacentor variabilis isolate Ectoservices chromosome 11, ASM5094787v1, whole genome shotgun sequence, one genomic interval encodes:
- the LOC142563511 gene encoding uncharacterized protein LOC142563511, translating into MPHTVVKEPWTSQELEEALLDGHSEAIHTVIRSERDNGKLYAGSSQWLEKEAWGTLFRAPTDSLFCRLATNAFWTPEQLRSRSVTGTLSNKSRSKGETEPRPALTPEKVASLKALFSICMGSDVPKDAQSKRLKDVRKHLAQKLGDMRRK; encoded by the exons atgccacacaccgtagtcaagg AACCCTGGACCTCACAGGAGTTGGAGGAAGCACTCCTCGATGGTCATTCAGAGGCCATACACACTGTGATTCGCAGTGAAAGGGACAATGGAAAG CTCTATGCAGGGAGCAGTCAATGGCTCGAGAAGGAGGCATGGGGCACTCTGTTCCGGGCCCCGACGGATTCTTTATTTTGCCGCCTGGCCACAAACGCTTTTTGGACGCCCGAGCAACTCAGGAGCCGCAGTGTGACGGGCACGCTTTCAAACAAGTCGCGTTCGAAGGGGGAGACCGAACCAAGGCCTGCATTAACCCCTGAGAAAGTGGCCTCACTAAAAG CTCTCTTCAGCATATGCATGGGCAGCGATGTGCCTAAAGACGCCCAGAGCAAGAGGCTCAAGGACGTGCGCAAGCACCTTGCGCAGAAGCTGGGTGACATGCGGCGCAAATGA